A section of the Agrococcus sp. SGAir0287 genome encodes:
- a CDS encoding aldehyde dehydrogenase family protein, translating to MLATTTHAPPAVRAPRDAEDALRALGIPGGGYAEGAWIRQPLTLEVADPEDDTVVAAVHEADEATMLRAIAAVDRSVRDDAWPLWQRRETLERAAHLVREEASRIAGIVSRESSKTIREATREVARAAETLRLSAAASHLLEGETLAFEDTARGAGRVGWNRRVPLGVVAAITPFNDPLNLVAHKVGPALIAGDGVVLKPARVTPLSALALLDVLLRAGMPPQRMAVLVADRAASTVLVADRRVAAVSFTGGPATGDAIARAAGARPMLMELGGNNAVIVAADGDAAAAAAGIVDGAFGVAGQNCLSVQRVFVHASHHERLVADVVARTRALVVGSKRDAATDVGPMISRREAERVERWIDEAVDAGAHVAVGGERDGAFLSPTVLLDVPRDARVQREEVFGPVVTITPFEDVEDALAQVDDTEYGLQAGIFTASMSLAMRAVERLQVGSVLVNETSDFRIDSMPFGGSKRSGVGREGVADAVLALSEPRNVILTLVDPVAGSSTQGDVGGADA from the coding sequence GTGCTCGCCACCACGACGCACGCGCCGCCCGCGGTGCGCGCGCCCCGGGATGCCGAGGACGCCCTGCGCGCCCTCGGCATCCCGGGGGGCGGGTACGCCGAGGGCGCCTGGATCCGCCAGCCGCTGACGCTCGAGGTCGCCGACCCCGAGGACGACACGGTCGTCGCCGCCGTGCACGAGGCCGACGAGGCCACGATGCTCCGTGCGATCGCCGCCGTCGACCGCAGCGTCCGCGACGACGCGTGGCCGCTGTGGCAGCGGCGCGAGACGCTCGAGCGTGCCGCGCACCTCGTGCGCGAGGAGGCCTCGCGCATCGCGGGGATCGTCTCGCGCGAGAGCAGCAAGACCATCCGCGAGGCGACGCGAGAGGTCGCGCGCGCCGCCGAGACGCTGCGACTGTCGGCCGCCGCGTCGCACCTGCTCGAAGGCGAGACGCTCGCATTCGAGGACACGGCTCGCGGCGCCGGCCGCGTCGGCTGGAACCGCCGCGTGCCGCTCGGCGTCGTCGCCGCGATCACGCCGTTCAACGATCCGCTCAACCTCGTCGCGCACAAGGTGGGCCCTGCGCTCATCGCGGGCGACGGCGTCGTGCTGAAGCCCGCGCGCGTCACGCCGCTGTCGGCGCTCGCGCTGCTCGACGTCCTGCTGCGCGCCGGCATGCCGCCGCAGCGCATGGCGGTGCTCGTGGCCGACCGCGCGGCGAGCACCGTGCTCGTCGCCGACCGACGCGTCGCGGCGGTCTCGTTCACCGGCGGACCCGCGACGGGCGACGCCATCGCGCGCGCCGCGGGCGCGCGCCCCATGCTCATGGAGCTCGGCGGCAACAACGCCGTGATCGTCGCGGCCGACGGCGATGCTGCCGCCGCTGCCGCCGGCATCGTCGACGGTGCGTTCGGCGTCGCCGGCCAGAACTGCCTGTCGGTGCAGCGCGTCTTCGTGCACGCATCCCACCACGAGCGCCTCGTCGCCGACGTCGTCGCGCGCACCCGCGCGCTCGTCGTCGGCTCGAAGCGCGACGCGGCGACCGACGTGGGGCCGATGATCTCCCGCCGCGAGGCGGAGCGCGTCGAGCGCTGGATCGACGAGGCCGTCGACGCCGGCGCCCACGTCGCGGTCGGCGGGGAGCGCGACGGCGCCTTCCTGTCGCCGACCGTGCTGCTCGACGTGCCGCGCGACGCGCGCGTGCAGCGCGAGGAGGTCTTCGGGCCCGTCGTGACGATCACGCCGTTCGAGGACGTCGAGGACGCGCTCGCGCAGGTCGACGACACCGAGTACGGGCTGCAGGCGGGCATCTTCACCGCGTCGATGTCGCTCGCGATGCGCGCGGTCGAGCGGCTGCAGGTCGGCAGCGTGCTCGTGAACGAGACGAGCGACTTCCGCATCGACTCGATGCCGTTCGGCGGATCCAAGCGCTCGGGCGTGGGCCGCGAGGGGGTCGCCGACGCCGTGCTGGCGCTCAGCGAGCCGCGCAACGTCATCCTCACGCTCGTCGATCCGGTCGCCGGCTCGTCGACGCAGGGCGACGTCGGCGGTGCGGATGCGTGA